The following proteins are encoded in a genomic region of Acidobacteriota bacterium:
- a CDS encoding class I SAM-dependent methyltransferase — protein sequence MRLYSELAAWWPLLDDPADYAEEAGVYGDLLAEACDAPIESLLELGSGGGNSASHLKGRFPRLVLADLSEDMLAVSRILNPECEHRLGDMRTLRLGRTFDAVFVHDAVCYMTTEEDLRRAMETAWVHCRPGGAVLFAPDYVRENFRAGETAGGCDERPPSGAASACPRGLRYLEWVWDPDPKDTAYLVDFAFLLRERDGSVRAVQDRHVEGLFARGRWLDLLASVGFEARVVPLVLSDVEPGRHEMFVARRPR from the coding sequence ATGCGCCTCTACAGCGAGCTCGCGGCGTGGTGGCCGCTGCTCGACGACCCGGCCGACTACGCGGAGGAGGCCGGCGTCTACGGCGACCTGCTGGCCGAGGCGTGCGACGCGCCGATCGAATCCCTCCTGGAGCTGGGCAGCGGCGGCGGCAACAGCGCGTCCCACCTGAAGGGGCGGTTTCCCCGCCTGGTGCTCGCCGACCTCTCCGAGGACATGCTGGCGGTCAGCCGCATCCTCAACCCGGAGTGCGAGCACCGATTGGGCGACATGCGCACCCTCCGGCTGGGACGCACGTTCGACGCGGTGTTCGTCCACGACGCCGTCTGCTACATGACGACCGAGGAAGATCTGCGGCGCGCCATGGAGACCGCGTGGGTGCACTGCCGCCCGGGCGGCGCGGTGCTGTTCGCGCCCGACTACGTCCGGGAGAACTTCCGAGCCGGAGAGACCGCGGGCGGCTGCGACGAGCGTCCGCCTTCGGGCGCCGCGAGCGCGTGCCCGCGGGGGCTGCGCTACCTGGAGTGGGTCTGGGATCCCGATCCGAAGGACACGGCGTATCTCGTCGACTTCGCGTTCCTGTTGCGCGAGCGCGACGGCTCCGTCCGCGCCGTGCAGGACCGGCACGTCGAGGGGCTGTTCGCGCGCGGCCGCTGGCTCGACCTGCTGGCGAGCGTGGGGTTCGAGGCCCGTGTCGTCCCCCTCGTCCTGTCCGACGTGGAACCGGGCCGTCACGAGATGTTCGTGGCGCGCCGCCCGCGCTGA
- a CDS encoding PQQ-binding-like beta-propeller repeat protein, whose amino-acid sequence MRRSLAVGPVLLMAWVAGAAPAHAQAPDGEVLFEQHCAACHLADVIPRALAIDNMRALPPGAIVGALTDGAMQQQGAELSAAERRAIAEFITGRRVAEDAALAAGGCAVSPAAAGWSGLDRGARWNGWGVDVANSRFQPAEHAGLEAEDVPGLRLQWAFGYPNSATAQSQPTVVGGRLFVASERGVVYALDAKTGCTHWTFAAQSGVRSAMTVSRLPDRRHALFFGDFNANIYALDAATGAEIWRREVETHEGARITGAPVYHAGRLYVPVSSLEELLAANPEYPCCTFRGSIAALDAATGDTIWQSFTIPETPRPRGRNPEGFFLMGPSGAAVWSAPTVDAKRGLVYAATGNAYTEPAADTSDAIIAFDSDTGAIRWTNQLTPDDAFILNCGGGNPNCPDDSGPDFDFGASPVLVTTGDGRDLLVIGQKAGVGYALDPDRDGAIVWRYRLGEGGELGGIEWGFAVDGEKAYFANSDYLTPEPGGLAAVRLRTGELAWYAEPHEPVCEGCSPALLAAVTAIPGVVFSGAYDGLFRAYDADDGSVLWEFDTNGDHDAVNGVPARGGSINGPGPVVVDGMVYVNSGYAAFGGRPGNVLLAFGVD is encoded by the coding sequence ATGCGCAGATCGCTCGCCGTCGGTCCCGTGTTGTTGATGGCGTGGGTGGCCGGCGCTGCGCCGGCTCACGCCCAGGCGCCCGACGGCGAGGTGCTGTTCGAACAGCACTGCGCCGCCTGTCACCTCGCCGACGTCATCCCGCGCGCGCTGGCGATCGACAACATGCGGGCGCTGCCGCCGGGGGCCATCGTCGGTGCGCTGACCGACGGGGCGATGCAGCAGCAGGGGGCGGAGTTGAGCGCGGCCGAGCGGCGCGCGATCGCAGAGTTCATCACCGGGCGGCGTGTCGCGGAGGACGCCGCCCTCGCCGCCGGCGGTTGTGCCGTGTCGCCGGCCGCCGCGGGCTGGTCCGGACTGGACCGCGGCGCCCGGTGGAACGGCTGGGGCGTCGACGTCGCGAACAGCCGTTTCCAGCCGGCCGAGCACGCCGGGCTCGAGGCGGAAGACGTGCCCGGCCTGCGGCTCCAGTGGGCGTTCGGTTACCCCAACTCGGCCACCGCGCAGTCGCAGCCGACGGTGGTGGGCGGTCGTCTGTTCGTCGCCAGCGAGCGGGGCGTGGTCTACGCACTCGACGCGAAGACCGGCTGCACGCACTGGACGTTCGCGGCGCAGAGCGGGGTCCGCAGCGCCATGACCGTGAGCCGCCTGCCGGATCGCCGGCACGCGCTCTTCTTCGGCGACTTCAACGCCAACATCTACGCGCTCGACGCGGCGACCGGGGCCGAGATCTGGCGCCGCGAGGTCGAGACGCACGAAGGGGCCCGCATCACCGGGGCGCCGGTATACCACGCGGGCCGCCTGTACGTGCCGGTCTCCTCCCTCGAGGAGCTGCTGGCCGCCAACCCCGAGTATCCCTGTTGCACGTTCCGAGGGAGCATCGCCGCCCTCGACGCGGCAACCGGCGACACGATCTGGCAGAGCTTCACCATCCCCGAGACGCCCCGGCCGCGCGGGCGCAACCCGGAGGGCTTCTTTCTCATGGGCCCGTCCGGCGCCGCGGTGTGGTCGGCGCCGACCGTCGACGCGAAGCGCGGGCTCGTCTACGCCGCGACCGGCAACGCCTACACGGAGCCGGCGGCCGACACGAGCGACGCGATCATCGCGTTCGACAGCGATACCGGTGCGATTCGCTGGACGAACCAGTTGACGCCGGACGACGCGTTCATCCTCAACTGCGGCGGCGGCAACCCGAACTGTCCGGACGACAGCGGTCCCGACTTCGACTTCGGCGCGTCGCCGGTGCTGGTGACGACGGGTGACGGCCGCGACCTGCTGGTCATCGGCCAGAAGGCGGGCGTGGGCTATGCCCTCGATCCGGATCGCGACGGCGCCATCGTCTGGCGTTACCGGCTGGGCGAGGGCGGCGAGCTCGGCGGCATCGAGTGGGGCTTCGCGGTGGACGGCGAGAAGGCGTACTTCGCCAATTCGGACTACCTGACCCCCGAGCCCGGGGGGCTCGCCGCGGTGCGCCTGCGAACCGGGGAGCTGGCCTGGTACGCCGAGCCGCACGAGCCCGTATGCGAAGGGTGCAGTCCGGCGCTGCTGGCCGCCGTCACCGCGATTCCAGGGGTCGTCTTCTCGGGCGCCTACGACGGGCTGTTCCGCGCCTACGACGCGGACGACGGGTCCGTGCTCTGGGAGTTCGACACCAACGGGGACCATGACGCCGTGAACGGGGTGCCGGCCAGGGGCGGATCGATCAACGGTCCGGGCCCGGTGGTCGTCGACGGAATGGTCTACGTCAATTCCGGCTACGCCGCCTTCGGCGGGCGGCCCGGCAACGTCCTGCTGGCCTTCGGCGTCGATTGA
- a CDS encoding esterase family protein, protein MQRSKLVRIVAIAFVLAALATAAAAQGRELQTVEFFSPAVDRTMKYNILLPDDYDASTERYPVLYLLHGLTQNYTVWGLANGAPFYAGLYDDLIVVMPDAGNSWYINWAASGDGQSNNFEDHVIQDVVSHVDWNFRTIARREGRAMTGLSMGGFGAITMGLRNPEMFISIGSTSGALEYGRQAAARMRGEMPPREPRQRTPAQEARRRQPNPLIGVDGFSSQVERTPLGTMFETPEQADAYDPFTLIKQVPREDLPHIYLDCGTEDRLIVGARKLAAYMMEEDIPFDYMQMPGRHNAAYWIEAIGRIMGVQYEVMQRALGQRPFGQRRATN, encoded by the coding sequence ATGCAGAGATCGAAGCTCGTGCGGATCGTGGCGATTGCGTTCGTGCTGGCGGCGCTGGCCACCGCGGCGGCGGCCCAGGGGCGCGAACTCCAGACGGTCGAGTTCTTCAGCCCCGCGGTCGACCGCACCATGAAGTACAACATCCTGCTCCCGGACGACTACGACGCGTCGACCGAGCGCTACCCGGTGCTGTACCTGCTGCACGGCCTGACCCAGAACTACACGGTCTGGGGTCTCGCCAACGGCGCGCCATTCTACGCCGGCCTCTACGATGATCTCATCGTGGTGATGCCCGACGCCGGCAACTCCTGGTACATCAACTGGGCCGCAAGCGGGGACGGGCAATCCAACAACTTCGAGGACCACGTCATCCAGGACGTCGTCAGCCACGTCGACTGGAACTTCCGGACCATCGCGCGCCGCGAGGGGCGCGCCATGACGGGCCTGTCGATGGGCGGCTTCGGCGCCATCACGATGGGCTTGCGCAACCCGGAGATGTTCATCTCCATCGGCAGCACGAGCGGGGCGCTGGAGTACGGCCGGCAGGCCGCCGCCCGCATGCGGGGCGAGATGCCGCCCCGGGAGCCGCGCCAGCGGACGCCGGCGCAAGAGGCCCGGCGCCGGCAGCCGAACCCGTTGATCGGCGTCGACGGCTTCAGCAGCCAGGTCGAGCGGACCCCTCTCGGCACGATGTTCGAGACGCCGGAGCAGGCCGACGCCTACGACCCGTTCACGCTGATCAAGCAGGTCCCGCGCGAGGATCTGCCGCACATCTACCTGGACTGCGGCACCGAGGACCGGCTGATCGTGGGGGCCCGGAAGCTGGCCGCCTACATGATGGAAGAGGACATCCCCTTCGATTACATGCAGATGCCCGGGCGCCACAACGCGGCCTACTGGATCGAGGCGATCGGCCGCATCATGGGTGTGCAGTACGAAGTGATGCAGCGCGCGCTCGGCCAGCGGCCCTTCGGGCAGCGGCGCGCGACGAACTGA